A genome region from Procambarus clarkii isolate CNS0578487 chromosome 78, FALCON_Pclarkii_2.0, whole genome shotgun sequence includes the following:
- the RabX6 gene encoding uncharacterized protein RabX6, translating into MASIKVPEQKIILCGEYGVGKSSLFRRYATNTFVTATDRKSTLGLDHYEKVYISGDKEVKLQLWDTGGMERVASITSSYYKFAEGAILVFALDNPDSFNILSQHLLDIVTYAENAKIFLCGNKYDLKSQIQVTDADMENFCEQCHNLISGIYKTSCKTGAGVEEMFADIARQLSDSNRSRKELETMNKDSFKVTPPEGEPEDSCLC; encoded by the exons ATGGCAAGTATCAAAGTCCCTGAACAAAAAATAATATTGTGTGGAGAGTATGGCGttggaaaaagttcactattccgACGTTATGCCACAAATACATTTGTTACAGCCACAGATAGGAAATCTACATTGGGATTAGATCATTATGAAAAAGTTTACATTTCTGGAGACAAAGAAGTAAAG CTTCAGCTTTGGGACACTGGTGGCATGGAAAGAGTAGCCAGCATAACATCCTCTTATTATAAATTTGCTGAGGGAGCAATTCTGGTGTTCGCACTAGATAATCCTGACTCCTTCAATATCCTCTCACAGCATCTTCTCGATATTGTAACATATGCAGAAAATGCCAAGATCTTCCTCTGTGGTAACAAATATGATCTAAAGAGTCAAATTCAAGTCACTGATGCTGATATGGAAAATTTCTG TGAACAGTGTCACAACCTTATATCTGGAATATACAAGACTTCTTGCAAGACTGGTGCAGGTGTAGAAGAAATGTTTGCTGACATAGCAAGACAACTTAGTGATTCAAATAGGTCTCGAAAAGAACTAGAAACCATGAACAAAGATTCTTTTAAAGTGACTCCTCCAGAAGGTGAACCTGAGGATTCATGTTTATGCTGA